The DNA sequence GTGGAAAACTAATTAACAAGAGAGAAATAAAAAGGAAGAGCCTTTTATAAGAAGTAGCTACTGGTCTGATGATGATTGTTGTTGTTCTGGTGGTTGTGGCCACATTTGTTGTGCCATGTTGTATTGATGAGACTGTTGAGCATAAGGGTCCATGACAGGCTTATTACTCATCATGACACCAGCAGCTCCTACTTGTGCATGTTGAGGAGGCATGTAGCAGTAAGGAAGTGCCTCAGGGGGGGCTGTAACAGGTACAGTTCCTCTTGGCATTGATGCAAGCACTTCATCTTTATAGTCCTCCCTAGGCACAATATCAACCAAGAAATCAAAGATATCAGTTCTTGTGATGGCTGCTGCAATGTCATTCTTTTGAAGTGTTTTCCTTTTGTTCTCTTCAGTGTGGTTCCAAGAACGCAGGGTTAACTCCAATATGAACATTTCACATGCCCTTGCAAATATGACAGGTGCCTCAGCTGATATCATTCTCACATCCTCATCTGCTTTCATGATCTTTTTTATCCTTGCCAAGGGAAGGCTGTGGTTCTTGAAATCAGTGACTTTCTCAATTTCTTGATATTGATTTGTCCAAAAGCCTTGGAGTCTCTGCTGCATctgctgttgttgttgctgATGCATGTGCTGATAAGCAAGTTGATGCTGTCCTAGTTGAGTTGCTGCTGCTTGACCAGTGGATGGAATGGTCCCTGGTGATGCAACAACCATCCCAGGTGAACCTGTTAAGTGGCTTCCTTGGTATGGATTAGAACCATAAGTGAGTTGAGTTCCACTCCCAACAACTCCCAGAGATGGGTTCTGCCCATGCCCATGCCCTTGATGATCCATCCTGCTTCATGtcaaatcaaacaaatcaatCCCTGCACAAAAACAGAGTATGCAAATGCAGACAATTTCATCTTTGGATTACCATTGCTCCCCTTCTAAATGTACATCCAGACTCATAGGTACAAAAATACCTATATCCAAAACTACTTTCATACTTGAAAGTACACAGAGAACCCTTATTCAAAATGTGGAATCATATACACAAAACCATATTCTTTATACAGGAAATACTGGAGTTGGAGGGAGGAAAAAAAGACACATTCTTTTCTCTGTATGCATTAAGCAAAATCGTAAAAAACTATATAAACAATTCATCCTTAGATCTTGATCTTCACTCAATTCATTTACACATTTACAAGTTCACCAGTCGCATACAATAGTATCCATcacaagaaaaatgatattatttcaTGGTTTTGGTAGATAGACAATGGTATACATGTCACAAGTACTCATCCAAATTTCGGGGTTTGGATTGACAACAAGGTAGATAATGGCAGGTTTCACTACACCTAAATGCCCTAAATGCATGAACAGAATTACGTAGATATGTGTATTCGTGTAGCTAGAGTTGCTACCTTCTCTATGACACGTGATGCTTTGTTCTGCAAATATTAAGAATCTGCACGGGATTACAAATGAATATAGAAAGGAGAGAAGAAAGGCAAAACCATCAGAAATTCTCTATACAGATCTATTATGCCCGAGTTTTAGTGCACCAAAAACACATTGTGGAATGTTTTCCTGCACGCTCAAAGATCCGAATCCTTTTTCAGGGTTTCATAACAAAAGACAGAGCTTCGTAACTATTAATCATGTTTTCTTCGAACGAACCTAGGAGGGCAAgtaccaaaaaaaaaagtgtgatcTATTCAGATTTttgttgtaataataataataatacctaacaatttttctttctttagtgAACCCAACATTACATTtgctattttgtttttgtttataataaataaataaataaatatatatatatatatatatatatatatatatatatatatatatatatatatatatatatatatatatatatatatatatatatatatatatatatattataaaggaGAGTTATTATGTTGTTGCTTATTCCTAtagttattactattatttttccatgtaatataactatttttacataaaataaataaaaccaataTGGTTAATTACTTCACTAaacgaaataaaaaatatctgtGTTTTTTGTGATATTAAGTTTATCTATAGAAGCTATAATTTTGtgctaattatatatttatgtgacattcaaatatttcatcaccgtttagtattatttttctatttattttataatattgtatCAAATACCATTGTTATTCAAAATCTGCATGATATatcattatgattattttaatttgaaagcaaaaactaatagattaaaaa is a window from the Vigna unguiculata cultivar IT97K-499-35 chromosome 7, ASM411807v1, whole genome shotgun sequence genome containing:
- the LOC114189548 gene encoding nuclear transcription factor Y subunit C-3-like, translating into MDHQGHGHGQNPSLGVVGSGTQLTYGSNPYQGSHLTGSPGMVVASPGTIPSTGQAAATQLGQHQLAYQHMHQQQQQQMQQRLQGFWTNQYQEIEKVTDFKNHSLPLARIKKIMKADEDVRMISAEAPVIFARACEMFILELTLRSWNHTEENKRKTLQKNDIAAAITRTDIFDFLVDIVPREDYKDEVLASMPRGTVPVTAPPEALPYCYMPPQHAQVGAAGVMMSNKPVMDPYAQQSHQYNMAQQMWPQPPEQQQSSSDQ